The following are encoded in a window of Astyanax mexicanus isolate ESR-SI-001 chromosome 6, AstMex3_surface, whole genome shotgun sequence genomic DNA:
- the setdb1b gene encoding histone-lysine N-methyltransferase SETDB1-B isoform X3 produces MEVDSAVGSGGLEMELGPELEEELGVSLDELREWIEQQVDSSEAVQQRKAQLSELQEWVETREKEMANVDTLCSTASDSVTQCESLVKELYSKMGLVYRESSSDDDGGGDGSASEIIEIDDDDDDDVIAVGCVVPPKKVVTPVKDSTFKEASAAIQRTSQQVQNLMQTVTKSTPSGSNAIVPPKVVAPPTQSRGPMMNIPAVFVSSAPGNSATQPNPAIKQDAMKVNMSILGKKRTKTWHRGTLVAINSVGNSFKYKVKFENKGKSLLSGNHVAFDYHPTLERLYVGARVVAKYKDGNQVWLYAGIVAEMPNSKNRMRFLIFFDDGYASYVGLPDLYPICRPLQKSWEDIEDESCRDFIQEYITAYPNRPMVLLKPGQIIKTEWEGTWWRSRVEEVDGSLVKMLFLDDKRSEWIYRGSTRLEPMFNLKISAANSQDKKLGGLQRPRPNMVPMRPRGPVVQYNSNENNSLPGRPAGPQFTGPRPQFPCPPQAMRPDSNMIKKAPFVSPTRHTLNPDLQFKPVSTMPAQPSGPRFFLLQSSPVQTLIPMAPSQQAMQPAVSAYGGERIPQEPSYQAPNDRLFYLSHSCTPDCLKRVRPTRPNMHRGRNPLLTPLLYEFRRMTARRRLNRKMSFHVIYKSPCGLSLRNMGEIQRYLFQTTCDFIYLEMFCLDPYVLVDRRFQPQRPFYFIRDITAGREDIPLSCVNEIDNTPPPSVAYSKERIPATGVYINTSADFLVGCDCTDGCQDKSKCACHQLTLQATGCTPGGQINANAGYNSKRLDECLPTGIYECNKRCRCNHQMCINRLVQHGLQVRLQLFKTQNKGWGIRCLDDVAKGSFVCIYAGKILTDDFADKEGLEMGDEYFANLDHIESVENFKEGYESEAHCSDSEGSGVDMNRVKVRAPNQQGKHPRKSEDRNSSTTGKGQGSSESGDSDEDKDSNPDESDSSDDTFVKDTHYTSSSVWRSYTTRRQSKGLKEESQDSKDGMSVTGGGTEEQKPPPMPEESGKSKVASWLTSQSESTGDQSVKAEEQPKTEKKEVMTLSDSDDVQTISSGSDDNKEREKKTQAVVKRQVAVKSTRGIALKGPHGIKMKVGGGAGGGAGGGGNQGQGGEGGPKTTRQFFDGEESCYIIDAKLEGNLGRYLNHSCSPNLFVQNVFVDTHDLRFPWVAFFASKRIRAGTELTWDYNYEVGSVEGKELLCCCGSTECRGRLL; encoded by the exons ATGGAGGTGGACTCCGCCGTGGGCTCTGGAGGCCTGGAGATGGAGCTGGGTCCGGAGCTGGAGGAGGAGTTGGGTGTTTCTCTGGATGAACTGCGCGAGTGGATCGAGCAGCAGGTGGACAGCAGCGAGGCTGTGCAGCAGAGGAAAGCTCAGCTATCGGAGCTGCAGGAATGGGTTGAGACGAGGGAAAAAGAGATGGCTAATGTGGATACGCTCTGCTCCACTGCTTCAGA tTCAGTTACGCAGTGCGAGTCCCTGGTGAAAGAGCTGTACAGTAAAATGGGTCTGGTGTATCGGGAGAGTAGTTCTGATGACGATGGCGGAGGAGACGGCAGTGCTTCTGAGATTATTgaaattgatgatgatgatgacgatgatgtcATCGCTGTGGGCTGTG TGGTCCCACCAAAGAAAGTTGTGACCCCGGTCAAAGATTCAACG TTTAAGGAAGCCTCGGCAGCTATTCAGAGAACTTCACAGCAAGTGCAGAACTTGATGCAGACGGTCACCAAAAGCACCCCGTCCGGATCCAACGCCATCGTTCCACCTAAAGTggtggccccgcccactcagagCCGAGGTCCCATGATGAACATCCCGGCAGTGTTCGTGTCCTCAGCCCCAGGAAACTCGGCCACCCAGCCAAACCCGGCCATAAAACAGGACGCCATGAAGGTCAACATGAGCATTCTGGGTAAAAAACGCACCAAGACGTGGCACCGCGGAACCCTCGTGGCCATCAACTCCGTGG GAAACAGTTTTAAGTATAAGGTGAAGTTTGAGAATAAAGGGAAGAGTCTGCTGTCTGGGAATCACGTGGCCTTTGACTATCACCCCACTCTGGAGAGGCTGTACGTGGGAGCCCGGGTTGTCGCCAAATACAAAGACGGAAACCAGGTGTGGCTGTACGCCGGTATTGTGGCCGAGATGCCCAACAGCAAGAACCGTATGAG GTTCCTCATCTTTTTTGACGATGGCTATGCTTCCTACGTGGGCCTTCCTGACCTTTACCCCATATGCAGACCCT TGCAGAAGTCGTGGGAGGACATAGAGGATGAGTCGTGTCGGGATTTTATTCAGGAGTACATCACCGCGTACCCCAACAGGCCTATGGTCCTGCTGAAGCCAGGCCAGATCATTAAAACCGAGTGGGAGGGGACGTGGTGGAGGAGCCGAGTGGAGGAGGTGGACGGCAGCTTGGTGAAAATGCTGTTTTTG GATGATAAGCGCAGTGAGTGGATCTATCGTGGGTCCACCCGTCTGGAGCCCATGTTCAACCTGAAAATTAGTGCAGCCAACAGCCAGGATAAGAAGCTCGGAGGCCTGCAGAGGCCAAGACCCAACATGG TACCAATGAGACCTCGAGGACCTGTCGTCCAGTACAATTCTAATGAGAACAATTCGTTACCCGGTCGACCTGCAGGCCCTCAGTTTACAGGACCTCGGCCGCAGTTCCCCTGCCCCCCGCAGGCCATGCGCCCTGA CAGTAACATGATTAAGAAGGCACCATTTGTTTCTCCGACTCGGCACACCCTGAACCCCGACCTTCAGTTCAAACCCGTCAGCACCATGCCCGCCCAACCCAGCGGCCCCAG GTTCTTCCTGCTGCAGTCCAGTCCGGTGCAGACCCTCATTCCCATGGCCCCGTCCCAGCAGGCGATGCAACCGGCGGTGTCTGCGTACGGGGGAGAGCGGATCCCCCAGGAGCCGTCCTATCAGGCCCCCAACGACCGCCTGTTCTACCTCTCCCACTCCTGCACCCCCGACTGCCTGAAACGCGTCCGGCCCACCCGACCCAACATGCACCGCGGCCGCAACCCCCTCCTCACACCCCTGCTGTACGAGTTCCGCCGCATGACCGCCCGCAGACGCCTCAACCGCAAG ATGTCGTTCCACGTTATCTATAAGTCTCCGTGTGGTCTGAGCCTGAGGAACATGGGGGAGATCCAGCGCTACCTCTTCCAGACGACCTGTGACTTCATCTACCTGGAGATGTTCTGCCTGGACCCGTACGTGCTGGTGGACCGTCGCTTCCAGCCGCAGAGGCCCTTCTACTTCATCCGGGACATCACAGCGGGACGGGAGGACATCCCCCTGTCCTGTGTGAACGAGATCGATAACACTCCTCCTCCCAGCGTCGCCTACAGCAAAGAGCGCATCCCTGCAACCGGGGTCTACATCAACACCAGCGCAGACTTCCTGGTGGGCTGCGACTGCACAGACGGCTGCCAGGACAA GTCTAAGTGTGCCTGCCACCAGCTGACGCTGCAGGCTACTGGGTGTACTCCAGGGGGTCAGATAAACGCCAACGCTGGGTACAACAGCAAGAGGCTGGACGAGTGCTTGCCCACAGG GATATACGAGTGTAACAAGCGCTGCCGCTGTAACCATCAGATGTGCATTAACCGCTTGGTGCAGCACGGCCTGCAGGTGCGCCTGCAGCTCTTTAAAACCCAGAATAAAGGCTGGGGCATCCGCTGCCTCGACGACGTGGCCAAAGGTTCCTTCGTCTGCATCTACGCAG gcAAGATCCTCACGGATGACTTTGCGGATAAAGAAGGCTTGGAGATGGGAGACGAGTACTTTGCTAACCTGGACCATATTGAGAGTGTGGAGAATTTTAAGGAGGGCTATGAGAGCGAGGCGCACTGCTCGGACAGCGAGGGCAGCGGCGTGGACATGAACCGGGTTAAAGTTCGAGCTCCGAACCAGCAGGGCAAACATCCCCGCAAGTCAGAGGACCGCAACAGCAGCACTACCGGCAAAG GCCAAGGCTCGTCTGAATCTGGAGACAGCGACGAGGACAAGGACTCGAACCCTGACGAGAGCGACAGCTCAGACGACACGTTCGTAAAAGACACACACTACACGTCCAGCTCTGTGTGGAGGAGCTACACCACCCGCCGACAGAGTAAAGGCCTGAAAGAGG AGAGTCAGGACAGTAAGGATGGGATGAGCGTGACGGGTGGAGGAACAGAGGAGCAGAAGCCTCCCCCCATGCCTGAGGAGAGCGGAAAGAGTAAAGTGGCGTCTTGGTTGACCAGCCAGTCTGAATCTACTGGAGATCAAAGTGTTAAAGCAGAGGAACAACCGAAGACTGAGAAGAAG GAAGTGATGACCCTCTCGGACAGTGATGATGTGCAGACCATCAGCTCCGGGTCAGACGACAACAAAGAGCGCGAAAAGAAGACTCAGG cgGTGGTGAAGAGGCAGGTGGCGGTGAAGTCCACGCGGGGCATCGCTCTGAAAGGCCCTCACGGTATAAAGATGAAGGTGGGCGGAGGTGCCGGGGGCGGGGCCGGAGGGGGTGGTAATCAGGGCCAAGGCGGAGAAGGCGGCCCCAAAACCACCCGTCAGTTCTTCGATGGGGAGGAGTCTTGTTACATCATTGATGCTAAATTAGAGGGAAACCTGGGACGATACCTCAAC CACAGCTGCAGTCCTAACCTGTTTGTGCAGAACGTGTTTGTGGACACTCACGACCTGCGGTTCCCCTGGGTGGCGTTCTTCGCAAGCAA GCGTATCCGTGCGGGGACAGAGCTGACCTGGGACTATAACTATGAGGTGGGCAGTGTGGAGGGGAAGGAGCTGCTGTGCTGTTGTGGATCTACAGAGTGTCGTGGGCGCCTGCTGTAA
- the setdb1b gene encoding histone-lysine N-methyltransferase SETDB1-B isoform X2 has translation MEVDSAVGSGGLEMELGPELEEELGVSLDELREWIEQQVDSSEAVQQRKAQLSELQEWVETREKEMANVDTLCSTASDSVTQCESLVKELYSKMGLVYRESSSDDDGGGDGSASEIIEIDDDDDDDVIAVGCAASSKRKGSRSVAAESVGNVVPPKKVVTPVKDSTFKEASAAIQRTSQQVQNLMQTVTKSTPSGSNAIVPPKVVAPPTQSRGPMMNIPAVFVSSAPGNSATQPNPAIKQDAMKVNMSILGKKRTKTWHRGTLVAINSVGNSFKYKVKFENKGKSLLSGNHVAFDYHPTLERLYVGARVVAKYKDGNQVWLYAGIVAEMPNSKNRMRFLIFFDDGYASYVGLPDLYPICRPLQKSWEDIEDESCRDFIQEYITAYPNRPMVLLKPGQIIKTEWEGTWWRSRVEEVDGSLVKMLFLDDKRSEWIYRGSTRLEPMFNLKISAANSQDKKLGGLQRPRPNMVPMRPRGPVVQYNSNENNSLPGRPAGPQFTGPRPQFPCPPQAMRPDNMIKKAPFVSPTRHTLNPDLQFKPVSTMPAQPSGPRFFLLQSSPVQTLIPMAPSQQAMQPAVSAYGGERIPQEPSYQAPNDRLFYLSHSCTPDCLKRVRPTRPNMHRGRNPLLTPLLYEFRRMTARRRLNRKMSFHVIYKSPCGLSLRNMGEIQRYLFQTTCDFIYLEMFCLDPYVLVDRRFQPQRPFYFIRDITAGREDIPLSCVNEIDNTPPPSVAYSKERIPATGVYINTSADFLVGCDCTDGCQDKSKCACHQLTLQATGCTPGGQINANAGYNSKRLDECLPTGIYECNKRCRCNHQMCINRLVQHGLQVRLQLFKTQNKGWGIRCLDDVAKGSFVCIYAGKILTDDFADKEGLEMGDEYFANLDHIESVENFKEGYESEAHCSDSEGSGVDMNRVKVRAPNQQGKHPRKSEDRNSSTTGKGQGSSESGDSDEDKDSNPDESDSSDDTFVKDTHYTSSSVWRSYTTRRQSKGLKEESQDSKDGMSVTGGGTEEQKPPPMPEESGKSKVASWLTSQSESTGDQSVKAEEQPKTEKKEVMTLSDSDDVQTISSGSDDNKEREKKTQAVVKRQVAVKSTRGIALKGPHGIKMKVGGGAGGGAGGGGNQGQGGEGGPKTTRQFFDGEESCYIIDAKLEGNLGRYLNHSCSPNLFVQNVFVDTHDLRFPWVAFFASKRIRAGTELTWDYNYEVGSVEGKELLCCCGSTECRGRLL, from the exons ATGGAGGTGGACTCCGCCGTGGGCTCTGGAGGCCTGGAGATGGAGCTGGGTCCGGAGCTGGAGGAGGAGTTGGGTGTTTCTCTGGATGAACTGCGCGAGTGGATCGAGCAGCAGGTGGACAGCAGCGAGGCTGTGCAGCAGAGGAAAGCTCAGCTATCGGAGCTGCAGGAATGGGTTGAGACGAGGGAAAAAGAGATGGCTAATGTGGATACGCTCTGCTCCACTGCTTCAGA tTCAGTTACGCAGTGCGAGTCCCTGGTGAAAGAGCTGTACAGTAAAATGGGTCTGGTGTATCGGGAGAGTAGTTCTGATGACGATGGCGGAGGAGACGGCAGTGCTTCTGAGATTATTgaaattgatgatgatgatgacgatgatgtcATCGCTGTGGGCTGTG CTGCATCAAGTAAGCGTAAAGGCAGTAGGTCAGTAGCTGCAGAAAGTGTGGGGAATG TGGTCCCACCAAAGAAAGTTGTGACCCCGGTCAAAGATTCAACG TTTAAGGAAGCCTCGGCAGCTATTCAGAGAACTTCACAGCAAGTGCAGAACTTGATGCAGACGGTCACCAAAAGCACCCCGTCCGGATCCAACGCCATCGTTCCACCTAAAGTggtggccccgcccactcagagCCGAGGTCCCATGATGAACATCCCGGCAGTGTTCGTGTCCTCAGCCCCAGGAAACTCGGCCACCCAGCCAAACCCGGCCATAAAACAGGACGCCATGAAGGTCAACATGAGCATTCTGGGTAAAAAACGCACCAAGACGTGGCACCGCGGAACCCTCGTGGCCATCAACTCCGTGG GAAACAGTTTTAAGTATAAGGTGAAGTTTGAGAATAAAGGGAAGAGTCTGCTGTCTGGGAATCACGTGGCCTTTGACTATCACCCCACTCTGGAGAGGCTGTACGTGGGAGCCCGGGTTGTCGCCAAATACAAAGACGGAAACCAGGTGTGGCTGTACGCCGGTATTGTGGCCGAGATGCCCAACAGCAAGAACCGTATGAG GTTCCTCATCTTTTTTGACGATGGCTATGCTTCCTACGTGGGCCTTCCTGACCTTTACCCCATATGCAGACCCT TGCAGAAGTCGTGGGAGGACATAGAGGATGAGTCGTGTCGGGATTTTATTCAGGAGTACATCACCGCGTACCCCAACAGGCCTATGGTCCTGCTGAAGCCAGGCCAGATCATTAAAACCGAGTGGGAGGGGACGTGGTGGAGGAGCCGAGTGGAGGAGGTGGACGGCAGCTTGGTGAAAATGCTGTTTTTG GATGATAAGCGCAGTGAGTGGATCTATCGTGGGTCCACCCGTCTGGAGCCCATGTTCAACCTGAAAATTAGTGCAGCCAACAGCCAGGATAAGAAGCTCGGAGGCCTGCAGAGGCCAAGACCCAACATGG TACCAATGAGACCTCGAGGACCTGTCGTCCAGTACAATTCTAATGAGAACAATTCGTTACCCGGTCGACCTGCAGGCCCTCAGTTTACAGGACCTCGGCCGCAGTTCCCCTGCCCCCCGCAGGCCATGCGCCCTGA TAACATGATTAAGAAGGCACCATTTGTTTCTCCGACTCGGCACACCCTGAACCCCGACCTTCAGTTCAAACCCGTCAGCACCATGCCCGCCCAACCCAGCGGCCCCAG GTTCTTCCTGCTGCAGTCCAGTCCGGTGCAGACCCTCATTCCCATGGCCCCGTCCCAGCAGGCGATGCAACCGGCGGTGTCTGCGTACGGGGGAGAGCGGATCCCCCAGGAGCCGTCCTATCAGGCCCCCAACGACCGCCTGTTCTACCTCTCCCACTCCTGCACCCCCGACTGCCTGAAACGCGTCCGGCCCACCCGACCCAACATGCACCGCGGCCGCAACCCCCTCCTCACACCCCTGCTGTACGAGTTCCGCCGCATGACCGCCCGCAGACGCCTCAACCGCAAG ATGTCGTTCCACGTTATCTATAAGTCTCCGTGTGGTCTGAGCCTGAGGAACATGGGGGAGATCCAGCGCTACCTCTTCCAGACGACCTGTGACTTCATCTACCTGGAGATGTTCTGCCTGGACCCGTACGTGCTGGTGGACCGTCGCTTCCAGCCGCAGAGGCCCTTCTACTTCATCCGGGACATCACAGCGGGACGGGAGGACATCCCCCTGTCCTGTGTGAACGAGATCGATAACACTCCTCCTCCCAGCGTCGCCTACAGCAAAGAGCGCATCCCTGCAACCGGGGTCTACATCAACACCAGCGCAGACTTCCTGGTGGGCTGCGACTGCACAGACGGCTGCCAGGACAA GTCTAAGTGTGCCTGCCACCAGCTGACGCTGCAGGCTACTGGGTGTACTCCAGGGGGTCAGATAAACGCCAACGCTGGGTACAACAGCAAGAGGCTGGACGAGTGCTTGCCCACAGG GATATACGAGTGTAACAAGCGCTGCCGCTGTAACCATCAGATGTGCATTAACCGCTTGGTGCAGCACGGCCTGCAGGTGCGCCTGCAGCTCTTTAAAACCCAGAATAAAGGCTGGGGCATCCGCTGCCTCGACGACGTGGCCAAAGGTTCCTTCGTCTGCATCTACGCAG gcAAGATCCTCACGGATGACTTTGCGGATAAAGAAGGCTTGGAGATGGGAGACGAGTACTTTGCTAACCTGGACCATATTGAGAGTGTGGAGAATTTTAAGGAGGGCTATGAGAGCGAGGCGCACTGCTCGGACAGCGAGGGCAGCGGCGTGGACATGAACCGGGTTAAAGTTCGAGCTCCGAACCAGCAGGGCAAACATCCCCGCAAGTCAGAGGACCGCAACAGCAGCACTACCGGCAAAG GCCAAGGCTCGTCTGAATCTGGAGACAGCGACGAGGACAAGGACTCGAACCCTGACGAGAGCGACAGCTCAGACGACACGTTCGTAAAAGACACACACTACACGTCCAGCTCTGTGTGGAGGAGCTACACCACCCGCCGACAGAGTAAAGGCCTGAAAGAGG AGAGTCAGGACAGTAAGGATGGGATGAGCGTGACGGGTGGAGGAACAGAGGAGCAGAAGCCTCCCCCCATGCCTGAGGAGAGCGGAAAGAGTAAAGTGGCGTCTTGGTTGACCAGCCAGTCTGAATCTACTGGAGATCAAAGTGTTAAAGCAGAGGAACAACCGAAGACTGAGAAGAAG GAAGTGATGACCCTCTCGGACAGTGATGATGTGCAGACCATCAGCTCCGGGTCAGACGACAACAAAGAGCGCGAAAAGAAGACTCAGG cgGTGGTGAAGAGGCAGGTGGCGGTGAAGTCCACGCGGGGCATCGCTCTGAAAGGCCCTCACGGTATAAAGATGAAGGTGGGCGGAGGTGCCGGGGGCGGGGCCGGAGGGGGTGGTAATCAGGGCCAAGGCGGAGAAGGCGGCCCCAAAACCACCCGTCAGTTCTTCGATGGGGAGGAGTCTTGTTACATCATTGATGCTAAATTAGAGGGAAACCTGGGACGATACCTCAAC CACAGCTGCAGTCCTAACCTGTTTGTGCAGAACGTGTTTGTGGACACTCACGACCTGCGGTTCCCCTGGGTGGCGTTCTTCGCAAGCAA GCGTATCCGTGCGGGGACAGAGCTGACCTGGGACTATAACTATGAGGTGGGCAGTGTGGAGGGGAAGGAGCTGCTGTGCTGTTGTGGATCTACAGAGTGTCGTGGGCGCCTGCTGTAA
- the setdb1b gene encoding histone-lysine N-methyltransferase SETDB1-B isoform X1 — protein sequence MEVDSAVGSGGLEMELGPELEEELGVSLDELREWIEQQVDSSEAVQQRKAQLSELQEWVETREKEMANVDTLCSTASDSVTQCESLVKELYSKMGLVYRESSSDDDGGGDGSASEIIEIDDDDDDDVIAVGCAASSKRKGSRSVAAESVGNVVPPKKVVTPVKDSTFKEASAAIQRTSQQVQNLMQTVTKSTPSGSNAIVPPKVVAPPTQSRGPMMNIPAVFVSSAPGNSATQPNPAIKQDAMKVNMSILGKKRTKTWHRGTLVAINSVGNSFKYKVKFENKGKSLLSGNHVAFDYHPTLERLYVGARVVAKYKDGNQVWLYAGIVAEMPNSKNRMRFLIFFDDGYASYVGLPDLYPICRPLQKSWEDIEDESCRDFIQEYITAYPNRPMVLLKPGQIIKTEWEGTWWRSRVEEVDGSLVKMLFLDDKRSEWIYRGSTRLEPMFNLKISAANSQDKKLGGLQRPRPNMVPMRPRGPVVQYNSNENNSLPGRPAGPQFTGPRPQFPCPPQAMRPDSNMIKKAPFVSPTRHTLNPDLQFKPVSTMPAQPSGPRFFLLQSSPVQTLIPMAPSQQAMQPAVSAYGGERIPQEPSYQAPNDRLFYLSHSCTPDCLKRVRPTRPNMHRGRNPLLTPLLYEFRRMTARRRLNRKMSFHVIYKSPCGLSLRNMGEIQRYLFQTTCDFIYLEMFCLDPYVLVDRRFQPQRPFYFIRDITAGREDIPLSCVNEIDNTPPPSVAYSKERIPATGVYINTSADFLVGCDCTDGCQDKSKCACHQLTLQATGCTPGGQINANAGYNSKRLDECLPTGIYECNKRCRCNHQMCINRLVQHGLQVRLQLFKTQNKGWGIRCLDDVAKGSFVCIYAGKILTDDFADKEGLEMGDEYFANLDHIESVENFKEGYESEAHCSDSEGSGVDMNRVKVRAPNQQGKHPRKSEDRNSSTTGKGQGSSESGDSDEDKDSNPDESDSSDDTFVKDTHYTSSSVWRSYTTRRQSKGLKEESQDSKDGMSVTGGGTEEQKPPPMPEESGKSKVASWLTSQSESTGDQSVKAEEQPKTEKKEVMTLSDSDDVQTISSGSDDNKEREKKTQAVVKRQVAVKSTRGIALKGPHGIKMKVGGGAGGGAGGGGNQGQGGEGGPKTTRQFFDGEESCYIIDAKLEGNLGRYLNHSCSPNLFVQNVFVDTHDLRFPWVAFFASKRIRAGTELTWDYNYEVGSVEGKELLCCCGSTECRGRLL from the exons ATGGAGGTGGACTCCGCCGTGGGCTCTGGAGGCCTGGAGATGGAGCTGGGTCCGGAGCTGGAGGAGGAGTTGGGTGTTTCTCTGGATGAACTGCGCGAGTGGATCGAGCAGCAGGTGGACAGCAGCGAGGCTGTGCAGCAGAGGAAAGCTCAGCTATCGGAGCTGCAGGAATGGGTTGAGACGAGGGAAAAAGAGATGGCTAATGTGGATACGCTCTGCTCCACTGCTTCAGA tTCAGTTACGCAGTGCGAGTCCCTGGTGAAAGAGCTGTACAGTAAAATGGGTCTGGTGTATCGGGAGAGTAGTTCTGATGACGATGGCGGAGGAGACGGCAGTGCTTCTGAGATTATTgaaattgatgatgatgatgacgatgatgtcATCGCTGTGGGCTGTG CTGCATCAAGTAAGCGTAAAGGCAGTAGGTCAGTAGCTGCAGAAAGTGTGGGGAATG TGGTCCCACCAAAGAAAGTTGTGACCCCGGTCAAAGATTCAACG TTTAAGGAAGCCTCGGCAGCTATTCAGAGAACTTCACAGCAAGTGCAGAACTTGATGCAGACGGTCACCAAAAGCACCCCGTCCGGATCCAACGCCATCGTTCCACCTAAAGTggtggccccgcccactcagagCCGAGGTCCCATGATGAACATCCCGGCAGTGTTCGTGTCCTCAGCCCCAGGAAACTCGGCCACCCAGCCAAACCCGGCCATAAAACAGGACGCCATGAAGGTCAACATGAGCATTCTGGGTAAAAAACGCACCAAGACGTGGCACCGCGGAACCCTCGTGGCCATCAACTCCGTGG GAAACAGTTTTAAGTATAAGGTGAAGTTTGAGAATAAAGGGAAGAGTCTGCTGTCTGGGAATCACGTGGCCTTTGACTATCACCCCACTCTGGAGAGGCTGTACGTGGGAGCCCGGGTTGTCGCCAAATACAAAGACGGAAACCAGGTGTGGCTGTACGCCGGTATTGTGGCCGAGATGCCCAACAGCAAGAACCGTATGAG GTTCCTCATCTTTTTTGACGATGGCTATGCTTCCTACGTGGGCCTTCCTGACCTTTACCCCATATGCAGACCCT TGCAGAAGTCGTGGGAGGACATAGAGGATGAGTCGTGTCGGGATTTTATTCAGGAGTACATCACCGCGTACCCCAACAGGCCTATGGTCCTGCTGAAGCCAGGCCAGATCATTAAAACCGAGTGGGAGGGGACGTGGTGGAGGAGCCGAGTGGAGGAGGTGGACGGCAGCTTGGTGAAAATGCTGTTTTTG GATGATAAGCGCAGTGAGTGGATCTATCGTGGGTCCACCCGTCTGGAGCCCATGTTCAACCTGAAAATTAGTGCAGCCAACAGCCAGGATAAGAAGCTCGGAGGCCTGCAGAGGCCAAGACCCAACATGG TACCAATGAGACCTCGAGGACCTGTCGTCCAGTACAATTCTAATGAGAACAATTCGTTACCCGGTCGACCTGCAGGCCCTCAGTTTACAGGACCTCGGCCGCAGTTCCCCTGCCCCCCGCAGGCCATGCGCCCTGA CAGTAACATGATTAAGAAGGCACCATTTGTTTCTCCGACTCGGCACACCCTGAACCCCGACCTTCAGTTCAAACCCGTCAGCACCATGCCCGCCCAACCCAGCGGCCCCAG GTTCTTCCTGCTGCAGTCCAGTCCGGTGCAGACCCTCATTCCCATGGCCCCGTCCCAGCAGGCGATGCAACCGGCGGTGTCTGCGTACGGGGGAGAGCGGATCCCCCAGGAGCCGTCCTATCAGGCCCCCAACGACCGCCTGTTCTACCTCTCCCACTCCTGCACCCCCGACTGCCTGAAACGCGTCCGGCCCACCCGACCCAACATGCACCGCGGCCGCAACCCCCTCCTCACACCCCTGCTGTACGAGTTCCGCCGCATGACCGCCCGCAGACGCCTCAACCGCAAG ATGTCGTTCCACGTTATCTATAAGTCTCCGTGTGGTCTGAGCCTGAGGAACATGGGGGAGATCCAGCGCTACCTCTTCCAGACGACCTGTGACTTCATCTACCTGGAGATGTTCTGCCTGGACCCGTACGTGCTGGTGGACCGTCGCTTCCAGCCGCAGAGGCCCTTCTACTTCATCCGGGACATCACAGCGGGACGGGAGGACATCCCCCTGTCCTGTGTGAACGAGATCGATAACACTCCTCCTCCCAGCGTCGCCTACAGCAAAGAGCGCATCCCTGCAACCGGGGTCTACATCAACACCAGCGCAGACTTCCTGGTGGGCTGCGACTGCACAGACGGCTGCCAGGACAA GTCTAAGTGTGCCTGCCACCAGCTGACGCTGCAGGCTACTGGGTGTACTCCAGGGGGTCAGATAAACGCCAACGCTGGGTACAACAGCAAGAGGCTGGACGAGTGCTTGCCCACAGG GATATACGAGTGTAACAAGCGCTGCCGCTGTAACCATCAGATGTGCATTAACCGCTTGGTGCAGCACGGCCTGCAGGTGCGCCTGCAGCTCTTTAAAACCCAGAATAAAGGCTGGGGCATCCGCTGCCTCGACGACGTGGCCAAAGGTTCCTTCGTCTGCATCTACGCAG gcAAGATCCTCACGGATGACTTTGCGGATAAAGAAGGCTTGGAGATGGGAGACGAGTACTTTGCTAACCTGGACCATATTGAGAGTGTGGAGAATTTTAAGGAGGGCTATGAGAGCGAGGCGCACTGCTCGGACAGCGAGGGCAGCGGCGTGGACATGAACCGGGTTAAAGTTCGAGCTCCGAACCAGCAGGGCAAACATCCCCGCAAGTCAGAGGACCGCAACAGCAGCACTACCGGCAAAG GCCAAGGCTCGTCTGAATCTGGAGACAGCGACGAGGACAAGGACTCGAACCCTGACGAGAGCGACAGCTCAGACGACACGTTCGTAAAAGACACACACTACACGTCCAGCTCTGTGTGGAGGAGCTACACCACCCGCCGACAGAGTAAAGGCCTGAAAGAGG AGAGTCAGGACAGTAAGGATGGGATGAGCGTGACGGGTGGAGGAACAGAGGAGCAGAAGCCTCCCCCCATGCCTGAGGAGAGCGGAAAGAGTAAAGTGGCGTCTTGGTTGACCAGCCAGTCTGAATCTACTGGAGATCAAAGTGTTAAAGCAGAGGAACAACCGAAGACTGAGAAGAAG GAAGTGATGACCCTCTCGGACAGTGATGATGTGCAGACCATCAGCTCCGGGTCAGACGACAACAAAGAGCGCGAAAAGAAGACTCAGG cgGTGGTGAAGAGGCAGGTGGCGGTGAAGTCCACGCGGGGCATCGCTCTGAAAGGCCCTCACGGTATAAAGATGAAGGTGGGCGGAGGTGCCGGGGGCGGGGCCGGAGGGGGTGGTAATCAGGGCCAAGGCGGAGAAGGCGGCCCCAAAACCACCCGTCAGTTCTTCGATGGGGAGGAGTCTTGTTACATCATTGATGCTAAATTAGAGGGAAACCTGGGACGATACCTCAAC CACAGCTGCAGTCCTAACCTGTTTGTGCAGAACGTGTTTGTGGACACTCACGACCTGCGGTTCCCCTGGGTGGCGTTCTTCGCAAGCAA GCGTATCCGTGCGGGGACAGAGCTGACCTGGGACTATAACTATGAGGTGGGCAGTGTGGAGGGGAAGGAGCTGCTGTGCTGTTGTGGATCTACAGAGTGTCGTGGGCGCCTGCTGTAA